One window from the genome of Thalassospira xiamenensis M-5 = DSM 17429 encodes:
- a CDS encoding YitT family protein, with protein MTSTTTHTAETTKPDLGHRLYEDVLALLLGTMVVSLGVMLYSESVLVTGSTAGAALLIEHATGIGFGVIFFAINLPFYGLAFKRMGLAFTIKTFIAVGLVSLFSKLMPMWIDFSMLNPIFAAIAGGALMGIGLLMLFRHRAGLGGINILALYLQEHFGIRAGYFQLAVDLVILACAFLTLPFDKVLLSILGAVVLNLIIALNHRPGRYLAAR; from the coding sequence ATGACCAGCACCACAACCCACACCGCCGAAACCACCAAACCCGATCTCGGCCATCGTCTGTACGAAGATGTGCTGGCGCTTCTGCTCGGCACCATGGTCGTATCGCTGGGTGTGATGCTTTATAGCGAAAGCGTGCTGGTCACCGGCAGCACGGCGGGCGCGGCCCTTCTGATCGAACATGCCACCGGCATCGGTTTTGGCGTGATCTTCTTTGCGATCAATCTGCCGTTTTACGGGCTGGCCTTCAAACGCATGGGCCTTGCCTTCACCATCAAGACCTTCATCGCGGTCGGGCTTGTCTCGCTGTTTTCAAAACTGATGCCGATGTGGATCGATTTTTCGATGCTCAACCCGATCTTCGCCGCGATTGCCGGGGGTGCGCTGATGGGGATCGGTCTTCTGATGCTGTTTCGCCACCGTGCCGGCTTGGGCGGGATCAATATCCTTGCCCTGTATCTGCAAGAACATTTCGGCATCCGCGCGGGCTATTTCCAGCTCGCCGTCGATCTGGTCATCCTCGCCTGCGCCTTCCTGACCCTGCCGTTTGACAAGGTCCTGCTCTCGATCCTCGGTGCGGTCGTGCTCAACCTGATCATCGCGCTTAATCACCGCCCGGGTCGCTACCTCGCTGCGAGATAA
- a CDS encoding DUF3429 domain-containing protein, giving the protein MEDATNSPQQPGSIRAIRRDGFFAVIPPAARWFGLTGAIPFMVLSFGGEFLSPAHQSYAQFSLMAYGAVILSFLGGVHWGRAIVPPERGRLEDKTLWGPLAISVTPSLFGWGALLVPGFIALPILAASFAAMLLIDLFMVRIGSLPEWYGNLRVILSAVVVASLLFAWV; this is encoded by the coding sequence ATGGAAGACGCAACCAATTCACCGCAGCAACCCGGTTCAATTCGCGCGATCAGGAGGGATGGATTTTTTGCGGTTATTCCACCTGCTGCGCGCTGGTTCGGGTTGACGGGCGCCATACCTTTCATGGTGCTCTCATTTGGGGGCGAGTTCTTATCGCCAGCTCATCAGTCTTATGCGCAGTTTTCGTTGATGGCTTACGGGGCGGTGATTCTTTCCTTTTTGGGTGGTGTGCACTGGGGAAGAGCGATTGTACCGCCAGAGCGTGGCCGACTTGAGGATAAAACCTTGTGGGGGCCGCTTGCGATCAGTGTGACCCCGTCGCTATTCGGGTGGGGTGCGTTGCTGGTGCCAGGATTTATCGCGCTGCCGATCCTGGCGGCGAGTTTTGCCGCAATGCTTCTGATTGATCTGTTTATGGTCAGGATCGGTTCTTTGCCGGAATGGTATGGCAATTTGCGTGTGATTCTTTCGGCGGTGGTTGTGGCCTCTTTGCTTTTTGCGTGGGTATAG
- a CDS encoding ETC complex I subunit has product MKVRVYKPAKNAMQSGRAATKHWVMEFEPGAKKVADQLMGWIGSTDTRGQVRMYFDSLEEAQAFAARHKLIADIEQPKSRVRRVQAYADNFAFKRVV; this is encoded by the coding sequence ATGAAGGTCCGTGTTTACAAACCTGCCAAAAACGCCATGCAGTCCGGTCGTGCGGCGACCAAACACTGGGTGATGGAATTTGAACCGGGTGCAAAGAAGGTTGCTGATCAGCTTATGGGCTGGATCGGTTCGACCGATACCCGCGGCCAGGTGCGCATGTATTTCGATAGTCTTGAGGAAGCACAGGCATTTGCCGCCCGTCACAAGCTGATTGCCGATATCGAACAGCCGAAATCGCGCGTCCGCCGGGTGCAGGCCTATGCCGATAACTTCGCGTTCAAACGCGTCGTCTGA
- a CDS encoding DUF192 domain-containing protein has product MKSFIQMTLVVCFISAAVMAGLNAKATGFERSRLLVDGKVFNVEMAVTPDERSRGLMFRTEMAEDAGMLFDFGRASDISMWMKNTFISLDMLFIDKNGVIVGIEKRTVPKSETIIPGPKPVRFVLELNGGSADRLGFEVGEKVEGLPR; this is encoded by the coding sequence ATGAAGTCGTTCATTCAAATGACCTTGGTCGTTTGCTTTATCAGTGCTGCCGTGATGGCGGGGCTGAATGCAAAGGCGACGGGGTTTGAACGATCGCGCCTGCTGGTGGATGGCAAGGTTTTCAATGTTGAAATGGCGGTTACACCCGATGAACGGTCGCGCGGATTGATGTTCCGCACCGAAATGGCCGAGGATGCCGGGATGCTGTTTGATTTTGGCCGCGCCAGCGACATTTCAATGTGGATGAAGAATACCTTCATTTCGCTTGATATGCTGTTTATCGACAAGAATGGCGTGATTGTCGGGATTGAAAAACGCACGGTACCGAAATCCGAAACCATCATTCCGGGGCCAAAGCCGGTGCGCTTTGTTCTGGAACTTAATGGCGGTTCGGCGGACCGGTTGGGATTTGAAGTTGGCGAGAAGGTCGAGGGGCTGCCGCGCTAG
- the hisI gene encoding phosphoribosyl-AMP cyclohydrolase yields MTSATTNAKIADKLKFNESGLIPAIAQQHDSGEVLMMAWMNRDAVIETLETGRVCYYSRSRGKLWRKGESSGQVQKLIDFRYDCDQDTVLIQVDQLGVACHTGRRNCFYFAARDGEEVVISQPEIAVEDLYGKK; encoded by the coding sequence ATGACCAGCGCCACCACCAACGCAAAGATTGCCGACAAACTGAAATTCAATGAAAGCGGCCTGATCCCGGCAATCGCCCAGCAACATGACAGTGGCGAGGTCCTGATGATGGCCTGGATGAACCGCGATGCGGTGATCGAAACGCTTGAAACCGGCCGGGTCTGCTATTACTCGCGCTCGCGTGGCAAGCTCTGGCGCAAGGGTGAAAGCTCCGGCCAGGTACAGAAACTGATCGATTTCCGCTATGACTGCGATCAGGACACGGTTCTGATACAGGTCGATCAGCTTGGCGTTGCCTGCCACACCGGGCGTCGCAACTGTTTCTATTTCGCCGCCCGCGATGGCGAGGAAGTGGTGATTTCCCAACCCGAAATCGCCGTCGAAGACCTTTACGGCAAAAAGTAA
- a CDS encoding CobW family GTP-binding protein produces the protein MAISDEQFDRVATTVITGFLGSGKTTLLNALLAHDGMAKTAVLINEFGEIGLDHLLVREVSEDVVLLNSGCICCSVRGDLISGLRDLFVKRTRGEVPEFDRVIIETTGLADPAPILHTLMTDPLLTAKFRLDSVVTTVDALHGAGQLDDHPESVKQAAVADRILITKSDLADAETRERLETRLRQLNPAAPIHAVTMGDIDPAKLFNAGLYDPATKSMDVQKWLRDEAYEQHGDNHQDHHDGHDHAHDHHDHDHDHDHHHHAHSHDVNRHNDHIRSFCITFDEPLHWDAFVTWAEIFTQMRGESLLRVKGILNLVGESNPVAIHAVQHVFHPPATLPAWPDEDRRSKIVFITRDLGPQVIRESLYHLNAAVSETTENT, from the coding sequence ATGGCGATTTCCGACGAACAGTTTGACCGCGTTGCCACCACCGTTATCACGGGCTTCCTTGGCAGTGGCAAAACAACCCTTCTCAATGCCCTTCTGGCTCACGACGGCATGGCAAAGACCGCCGTTCTGATCAATGAATTTGGCGAAATCGGGCTTGATCACCTTCTGGTCCGCGAGGTGTCCGAGGATGTCGTATTGCTGAATTCCGGCTGCATCTGCTGTTCGGTGCGCGGCGATCTGATTTCGGGCTTGCGTGATCTGTTTGTCAAACGCACCCGTGGCGAGGTACCGGAATTCGACCGGGTCATCATCGAAACCACCGGCTTGGCCGACCCGGCCCCGATCCTGCATACCCTGATGACCGATCCGCTGCTCACGGCCAAATTCCGCCTTGATAGTGTGGTCACCACCGTCGATGCCCTGCATGGCGCGGGGCAGCTTGATGACCATCCCGAAAGCGTCAAACAGGCCGCCGTTGCCGACCGCATCCTGATCACCAAATCCGATCTGGCCGACGCCGAAACGCGCGAACGCCTTGAAACCCGCCTGCGCCAACTTAACCCGGCCGCCCCGATCCATGCCGTCACCATGGGTGATATTGACCCGGCCAAACTGTTCAATGCCGGGCTGTATGACCCGGCGACCAAAAGCATGGATGTGCAGAAATGGCTGCGCGACGAGGCCTATGAACAGCACGGCGACAATCATCAGGATCATCACGACGGGCATGATCACGCGCATGACCACCATGACCACGATCACGATCATGATCACCACCACCACGCGCATTCCCACGACGTCAACCGGCATAACGACCATATCCGGTCCTTCTGCATCACCTTTGACGAACCGCTGCATTGGGATGCATTTGTCACCTGGGCGGAAATCTTCACCCAGATGCGCGGCGAAAGCCTTTTGCGCGTCAAGGGCATCCTGAACCTTGTCGGCGAAAGCAACCCGGTCGCGATCCATGCCGTGCAGCATGTTTTTCATCCACCCGCCACCCTGCCCGCATGGCCTGATGAGGATCGCCGATCAAAAATCGTCTTCATCACCAGGGATCTCGGGCCGCAGGTCATCCGGGAATCGCTCTATCACCTGAATGCCGCCGTCTCGGAAACGACTGAGAATACCTGA
- a CDS encoding DUF6506 family protein, with the protein MPIKNYAFLIKADGYPVRGTQTTLPGDGFTTHIFAASNIAALIVAAQNFAQNGIEVIETCGGFSDTDFDAVKNALDGRVALGRVTFDAANQALLTRFMTSS; encoded by the coding sequence ATGCCGATCAAAAACTATGCCTTTCTGATCAAGGCCGACGGATACCCGGTACGTGGCACACAAACCACCCTGCCCGGCGATGGCTTCACCACCCATATCTTTGCCGCGTCAAATATCGCGGCCCTGATCGTTGCGGCGCAAAACTTTGCCCAAAACGGGATAGAGGTCATTGAAACCTGTGGCGGTTTTTCCGATACGGATTTTGATGCGGTCAAAAACGCACTTGATGGCCGCGTCGCCCTTGGCCGGGTCACGTTTGACGCCGCCAATCAGGCCCTTCTGACCCGTTTCATGACATCGTCCTGA
- a CDS encoding iron chelate uptake ABC transporter family permease subunit has translation MMDDFLTRAVIGGILLAFVCGPFGAFIVWRRMAFFGDTLAHSALLGVALGLLMGVDVRIGMIATCLAAALILAIGQRQSRLGSDTVLGMLAHSTLALGMVALAFVQGIAVDLMAYLFGDILAVNVADIWLLGLGGGLALLVLIWMWRPLLALTVSPEIAAAESIPVERLRLVFMLLMALVIGMAIKIVGVLLITALLIVPAASARFFARTPEQMAIGAALFGAASVMAGISLSWHVDSPAGPSIVISAAGLFVLSAMMVPILRRFQAC, from the coding sequence ATGATGGATGATTTTCTGACCCGTGCGGTGATCGGCGGGATTTTGCTGGCATTTGTCTGCGGGCCGTTCGGGGCGTTTATCGTCTGGCGGCGGATGGCGTTTTTTGGCGATACGCTGGCGCATTCGGCGTTGCTGGGTGTCGCACTTGGACTTTTGATGGGGGTCGATGTCCGGATCGGGATGATTGCCACCTGCCTTGCCGCCGCCCTGATCCTTGCCATCGGGCAACGCCAGAGCCGCCTTGGCAGCGATACGGTTCTGGGGATGCTTGCGCATTCGACACTGGCCCTTGGCATGGTGGCCCTTGCCTTTGTGCAGGGGATTGCGGTTGATCTGATGGCCTATCTGTTTGGTGATATTCTGGCGGTCAATGTTGCCGATATCTGGCTTCTGGGGCTGGGCGGTGGATTGGCCCTTCTGGTGCTGATCTGGATGTGGCGGCCGTTGCTCGCCCTGACTGTCAGCCCGGAAATTGCCGCGGCTGAAAGCATTCCGGTCGAACGGCTGCGTCTGGTTTTCATGCTGCTGATGGCGCTTGTGATCGGCATGGCGATCAAGATTGTCGGGGTTCTTCTGATCACGGCCCTTTTGATTGTTCCGGCTGCCAGTGCGCGGTTTTTTGCCAGAACGCCCGAGCAGATGGCAATTGGTGCGGCCCTGTTCGGGGCGGCATCGGTCATGGCGGGGATCAGCCTTTCGTGGCATGTCGACAGCCCGGCCGGGCCAAGCATCGTGATTTCGGCGGCGGGGCTGTTTGTCCTGAGTGCGATGATGGTTCCCATTCTGCGCCGTTTCCAGGCGTGCTGA
- a CDS encoding Fur family transcriptional regulator, whose product MTDLFPKKGHDHDRCIDSAIAQAEKVCEAENARFTDMRRKVFSLIWQSHKAVTAYELLDALQSEGQRVQPPTVYRALEFLTDLGLVHRIESLNAYFGCDQPDCDHLGQYFICTRCGRVAETVDEDVSIAVRKAARQVGFKIEATTVEIKGLCHDCTTH is encoded by the coding sequence ATGACCGATCTTTTCCCGAAAAAGGGCCACGATCACGACAGATGTATCGATAGCGCAATCGCGCAGGCAGAGAAAGTCTGCGAGGCGGAAAATGCGCGTTTTACCGATATGCGCCGCAAGGTGTTCAGCCTGATCTGGCAATCGCACAAGGCGGTGACGGCCTATGAGCTGCTTGATGCGTTGCAGTCTGAAGGGCAGCGGGTGCAGCCGCCCACCGTGTATCGGGCGCTGGAATTCCTGACCGATCTTGGGCTGGTGCATCGTATTGAGTCACTTAATGCCTATTTCGGCTGTGATCAGCCTGATTGCGATCATCTGGGGCAGTATTTCATTTGTACCCGATGTGGCCGGGTTGCCGAAACGGTGGATGAGGATGTGAGCATCGCGGTCCGCAAGGCGGCGAGACAGGTCGGATTTAAGATCGAAGCCACCACTGTTGAAATCAAGGGCCTGTGCCATGACTGCACCACTCATTGA
- the znuC gene encoding zinc ABC transporter ATP-binding protein ZnuC, whose protein sequence is MTAPLIEGRGLILSFGNERVLDNVSLSIMAGEIMTLIGPNGAGKSTLVKTLLGLQQADQGEVTRKPGLRIGYVPQKLAIDQVLPMTVKRFLTLTRSASRVDCQKVLDQVGASHVIDNQMSSLSGGETQRVMLARTLLLRPELLVLDEPTQGVDVTGQAELYRLIDDIRAELNCAVLMISHDLHLVMAKTDQVVCFNRHVCCSGIPETVRQHPEYRSLFGNQAADAIGIYTHAHDHEHDLAGHIVDGGHDHGHRHVHGPGCAHGHHHHEEEIDEKDRIWRPQ, encoded by the coding sequence ATGACTGCACCACTCATTGAAGGGCGGGGGCTGATCCTGTCCTTTGGCAATGAACGGGTGCTTGATAACGTGTCGCTTTCGATCATGGCGGGCGAGATCATGACCCTGATCGGGCCAAACGGGGCGGGTAAATCAACACTGGTCAAGACGCTTCTGGGGCTTCAGCAGGCCGATCAGGGCGAAGTCACCCGCAAACCCGGTCTTCGTATTGGTTATGTGCCGCAAAAGCTTGCGATTGATCAGGTTTTGCCGATGACGGTGAAGCGGTTCCTGACACTGACCCGGTCGGCATCGCGGGTGGACTGCCAGAAGGTTCTGGATCAGGTCGGTGCCAGCCATGTGATCGACAATCAGATGAGCAGCCTTTCAGGCGGCGAGACGCAGCGTGTGATGCTGGCGCGGACATTGTTGCTGCGCCCGGAATTGCTGGTGCTTGATGAGCCGACCCAGGGGGTTGACGTGACCGGGCAGGCGGAACTTTACCGCCTTATTGATGATATCCGGGCCGAGCTTAATTGTGCGGTACTGATGATTTCGCATGATCTGCATCTGGTGATGGCCAAGACCGATCAGGTGGTGTGCTTTAACCGGCATGTCTGTTGTTCGGGGATTCCTGAAACCGTGCGCCAGCATCCTGAATACCGATCCCTGTTTGGCAATCAGGCGGCGGATGCGATTGGCATTTATACCCATGCGCATGATCACGAACATGACCTTGCCGGGCATATTGTCGATGGCGGGCATGATCATGGTCATAGGCACGTACATGGGCCGGGATGCGCGCATGGACATCATCATCATGAAGAAGAAATCGACGAAAAAGATCGGATATGGCGGCCGCAATGA
- a CDS encoding acetoin utilization protein AcuC, translating into MMPSDEPVLNYPDHRRHDIRPRMIAAEIYRGSSYGPKHPLSIPRVSLVVDMVHAMGWVDGENYLTGPVATPAQLARFHDPDYIAAVAQAERDQMLPDDMMVRYGLGKNGNPIYPEIFRRPATAAGSSIMAARLIADGGIIHHPAGGTHHGLRDRASGFCYFNDPVLGILELLDSGLDRVLYLDIDAHHGDGVQIAFADDDRVLTVSMHEEGLWPRTGTIDDVAGGMARNLPMPSGMHDDEMRYVLHEYFMPLAQKFSPQAIVLQCGCDILAEDPLSRQMLGNQAIWDVVGAMIKMAPRCLVLGGGGYNPYGVARCWSGVWAVVNEIEIPPVLTITAENILRAVKWTHSRGKQPDEKMLTSIKDPWRGGDIRDEVRTRVQRLKGYGL; encoded by the coding sequence ATGATGCCATCTGATGAACCTGTTCTGAATTATCCCGATCATCGCCGCCACGATATTCGTCCGCGCATGATTGCGGCCGAGATTTATCGCGGGTCGAGTTACGGGCCCAAACACCCCCTGTCGATCCCGCGGGTGTCGCTGGTGGTGGATATGGTGCATGCGATGGGTTGGGTCGATGGGGAAAACTACCTGACCGGGCCGGTGGCGACGCCGGCACAATTGGCACGCTTTCACGATCCCGACTATATCGCCGCCGTGGCACAGGCCGAACGTGACCAGATGTTGCCCGATGACATGATGGTCAGATACGGGTTGGGTAAAAACGGCAACCCGATCTATCCGGAAATTTTCCGGCGCCCGGCGACGGCGGCCGGATCATCGATCATGGCCGCACGTCTGATTGCCGATGGCGGAATCATCCATCATCCGGCGGGGGGTACGCATCATGGATTGCGTGATCGGGCATCGGGGTTTTGCTACTTCAATGACCCGGTTCTGGGCATTCTTGAACTGCTCGATTCGGGGCTGGATCGGGTGCTTTACCTTGATATTGATGCCCATCACGGGGATGGTGTGCAGATTGCCTTTGCCGATGATGACCGTGTTTTGACGGTTTCGATGCATGAAGAAGGGTTATGGCCGCGCACCGGGACGATTGATGATGTCGCCGGGGGAATGGCGCGGAACCTGCCGATGCCAAGTGGCATGCATGATGACGAGATGCGTTATGTCCTTCATGAATATTTCATGCCGCTTGCGCAGAAGTTCTCACCACAAGCCATTGTTTTGCAATGTGGATGTGATATATTAGCAGAAGATCCATTATCCAGACAGATGCTTGGCAATCAGGCCATTTGGGACGTGGTCGGGGCCATGATCAAAATGGCACCCAGGTGTCTGGTACTGGGGGGCGGAGGATATAACCCTTATGGGGTTGCGCGCTGTTGGTCCGGGGTGTGGGCGGTTGTAAACGAAATCGAAATACCACCTGTGTTAACCATCACAGCGGAAAATATCCTGCGTGCCGTAAAATGGACGCATAGCCGTGGAAAGCAGCCGGACGAAAAAATGCTGACCAGCATTAAAGATCCGTGGCGCGGCGGGGACATACGTGACGAAGTCAGGACACGCGTCCAAAGACTGAAGGGGTATGGGTTATGA
- a CDS encoding GNAT family N-acetyltransferase, giving the protein MQDRQPFSICHGIEDGHIDKALDLFWQAFRQKLAPVLKPEDKALRFLRRVVDPAHAISAVSPDGDLLGIAGFKTPAGAFIGGKLSDICAIYGAWGGLWRGVLIDILERDLSEGVLLMDGIFVDPDARGRGVGTALLDGIAHEARAGNLAQVRLDVIDTNPRARALYERCGFVAGEVQELGLLCHLFGFRKATTMMLPV; this is encoded by the coding sequence ATGCAGGATCGGCAGCCTTTTTCCATTTGTCATGGCATCGAAGATGGCCATATCGACAAGGCACTTGATCTTTTCTGGCAGGCGTTTCGCCAGAAGCTTGCCCCGGTGTTGAAGCCGGAGGACAAGGCGTTGCGATTCCTGAGGCGGGTTGTTGATCCGGCGCATGCGATCAGTGCAGTGTCGCCCGATGGTGATCTGCTTGGCATTGCCGGTTTCAAAACGCCCGCGGGGGCGTTTATTGGCGGGAAGCTATCGGATATCTGCGCGATTTATGGCGCGTGGGGCGGATTGTGGCGCGGGGTTCTGATCGATATTCTTGAACGGGATCTGTCCGAGGGGGTGCTGTTGATGGACGGCATTTTTGTTGATCCTGATGCGCGCGGCAGGGGTGTCGGGACGGCACTTCTGGACGGGATTGCACATGAAGCCCGGGCGGGCAATCTGGCGCAGGTGCGGCTTGACGTGATCGATACCAATCCGCGCGCCCGGGCGCTTTATGAACGATGCGGCTTTGTTGCGGGCGAGGTGCAGGAGCTTGGCCTGCTTTGCCATCTGTTCGGGTTTCGCAAGGCAACGACTATGATGTTGCCGGTTTGA
- a CDS encoding alpha/beta hydrolase family protein: MPGKTSKRHRLFAGLAILIIVIVIGAGFALSGLADFDLEGRNTRLVEFDDHGNRLSGTLILPDDNAAANTAPIVLLIHGDGPQDRFSNDGYLPLINSLLDDGIGVYSWDKAGIGNSTGNWLDQSMNDRANEAMSAFAALRNLDGNQNRKIGFLGFSQAGWVIPDIANRLPDAAFHILIGAAVNWQHQGTYYMRTRLEALGTRPDEIAMRIATAHNMDDRIFGPDSTYQDYLAMPHDQEVMSQDRYEFVKRNIGSDATGPLETVTSPLLAIWGEDDLNVDAAYNATIYRKLALPNNRANRVITLPDATHGLLRSRLFNYQLADQMPDIVKLAFVVMGRHAYAPGAMDHITTWIKQITQSP, from the coding sequence GTGCCCGGAAAAACGTCAAAACGCCACCGCCTTTTCGCGGGGCTTGCGATCCTGATCATCGTTATTGTCATTGGCGCTGGCTTTGCCCTTTCGGGGCTTGCCGATTTTGATCTTGAAGGCCGCAATACCCGCCTTGTCGAATTTGACGATCACGGCAACCGGCTTTCGGGCACCCTGATCCTGCCCGACGATAATGCGGCGGCCAATACCGCCCCGATTGTCCTTCTGATCCATGGCGACGGCCCGCAGGACCGCTTTTCAAATGACGGTTACCTGCCGCTGATCAACAGCCTGCTTGATGACGGGATCGGTGTGTATAGCTGGGACAAGGCCGGTATTGGCAACAGCACGGGCAACTGGCTTGATCAATCCATGAATGATCGCGCCAACGAGGCGATGTCGGCCTTCGCCGCCCTTCGCAACCTTGATGGCAATCAAAACCGCAAAATCGGCTTTCTGGGGTTTTCGCAGGCCGGCTGGGTCATCCCCGATATCGCCAATCGCCTGCCCGATGCCGCCTTTCACATCCTGATCGGCGCGGCAGTCAATTGGCAGCATCAGGGCACCTATTACATGCGAACGCGGCTTGAGGCCCTTGGCACCCGGCCCGATGAAATCGCCATGCGCATTGCAACCGCGCACAATATGGATGACCGGATTTTCGGCCCCGACAGCACATATCAGGATTATCTCGCCATGCCCCATGATCAGGAAGTCATGTCACAGGACCGCTATGAATTTGTGAAACGCAATATCGGATCAGACGCCACCGGGCCGCTTGAAACAGTCACGTCGCCCCTGCTTGCCATATGGGGCGAAGATGACCTCAATGTTGATGCGGCTTATAATGCAACGATCTATCGCAAGCTTGCCCTGCCCAACAATCGCGCAAACAGGGTCATCACCCTTCCCGATGCGACGCACGGGCTGCTGCGCAGCCGCCTGTTTAATTATCAGCTTGCCGATCAGATGCCCGACATCGTCAAACTGGCCTTTGTCGTGATGGGGCGGCATGCCTATGCCCCCGGCGCGATGGATCACATCACCACCTGGATCAAACAGATCACGCAAAGCCCATAG
- a CDS encoding DUF3008 family protein translates to MPAKSKSQQKAAGLALSVKRGEQKKSELTGAAREMAESMSEEELEELASGQRKGKPEHKTKSGS, encoded by the coding sequence ATGCCTGCAAAATCGAAATCCCAGCAGAAAGCCGCCGGTCTGGCGCTTTCGGTCAAGCGTGGTGAGCAGAAAAAGAGCGAACTGACCGGGGCTGCGCGCGAGATGGCAGAAAGCATGTCCGAGGAGGAGCTTGAGGAACTGGCATCGGGCCAGCGCAAGGGCAAACCGGAGCACAAAACCAAGTCGGGATCGTGA
- a CDS encoding aldo/keto reductase, with protein MIFRNWQGTKIPALGFGTYELDNASAEHMVAEAAKIGYRHFDTAQMYHNEEGVGRGLKASGLSRDDYFLTTKIWPDNFQSGDLQTSVVESLRKLDLDHVDLLLLHWPNDDIPLRETIAALNEVKNLGMTHLIGISNFPTALIERAVGHSDFPLAVNQVEYHPYLDQSKVLECLRSHDMLLTAYCPLARAKVMNDETLVAIGKAYGKSPAQVTLRWLLQQDGVMAIPKSGSPKNAKANFDIFDFELSDTDMADINELARPDGRLIDPDFAPEWDQAA; from the coding sequence ATGATTTTCCGGAACTGGCAGGGTACGAAAATCCCCGCACTTGGCTTTGGAACATACGAGCTCGATAACGCAAGTGCCGAACATATGGTCGCCGAAGCCGCCAAAATCGGTTACCGCCATTTCGATACCGCCCAGATGTATCATAACGAGGAAGGGGTTGGTCGCGGGCTCAAGGCATCCGGCCTTTCACGTGATGACTACTTCCTCACCACCAAAATCTGGCCCGACAATTTCCAAAGCGGCGATCTGCAAACCTCCGTGGTCGAAAGCCTGCGCAAGCTTGATCTCGACCATGTCGATCTTTTGCTGCTCCATTGGCCCAATGATGACATTCCGCTGCGCGAAACCATCGCAGCGCTGAACGAGGTCAAAAACCTCGGCATGACGCACCTGATCGGGATTTCCAACTTCCCGACCGCCCTGATCGAACGCGCCGTCGGCCACAGCGATTTTCCCCTTGCCGTCAATCAGGTCGAATATCACCCCTATCTTGACCAGTCCAAGGTGCTTGAATGCCTCCGCAGCCATGACATGCTGCTGACCGCCTATTGCCCGCTGGCACGTGCCAAGGTGATGAATGACGAAACGCTGGTTGCCATCGGCAAGGCCTATGGCAAATCACCGGCACAGGTCACCTTGCGCTGGCTGCTGCAACAGGATGGCGTCATGGCGATCCCGAAATCCGGCTCACCCAAAAACGCCAAGGCCAATTTCGATATCTTTGATTTCGAACTCTCCGATACCGACATGGCCGACATCAACGAACTCGCCCGGCCCGACGGCCGCCTGATCGATCCCGATTTCGCCCCCGAATGGGATCAGGCCGCCTGA